Proteins encoded within one genomic window of Castellaniella sp.:
- the trxA gene encoding thioredoxin produces the protein MSIIELTQDTFQEATKAEKPLIIDLWAPWCGPCRQFAPTFEAAAEKHPDVTFAKINTEEQQELASALRIRSIPTLMVFRENVLLFQQAGALAASQLEELITQIKDVDMTQVHAQIAEQEKASSTSH, from the coding sequence ATGAGCATCATCGAACTCACCCAGGACACCTTCCAGGAAGCCACCAAGGCCGAAAAGCCCCTGATCATCGACCTCTGGGCACCCTGGTGCGGCCCGTGCCGCCAATTTGCCCCCACCTTCGAAGCCGCAGCTGAAAAGCACCCCGACGTCACCTTCGCCAAAATCAATACCGAAGAACAGCAGGAACTGGCCTCTGCCTTGCGCATTCGCTCCATTCCGACCCTGATGGTCTTCCGTGAAAACGTCCTGTTGTTCCAACAGGCCGGTGCCTTGGCCGCCTCGCAGCTCGAAGAGCTCATCACCCAGATCAAGGACGTAGACATGACCCAGGTGCACGCCCAGATTGCGGAACAAGAAAAGGCTTCGTCCACCAGCCATTGA
- a CDS encoding IS5 family transposase, with the protein MSQLSFSDAEFAGKRKVTRREKFLAQMERAVPWKVFADLVEPHYPKAGNGRRPYPLEVMLRIHFMQQWFNLSDPAMEEALYDSTSIRNFAKLSLTRGSIPDETTILNFRHLLEKHDIAADALEAVNLLLADQGITVRKGTIIDATIIEAPSSTKNAAGARDPEMHQTKKGNQWHFGMKAHIGVDMTGLVHTVVGTAANVHDVTQAHALLHGEEELVLGDAGYRGVQDREENQSRNVQWHIAMRPGKRRALGKSNMGRMLESYERAKASLRSRVEHPFRVIKCQFGFTKVRYRGLAKNTAQLKMLFTLANLWKVRHHLMATAG; encoded by the coding sequence ATGAGCCAGTTGAGTTTTTCCGACGCCGAATTTGCAGGCAAGCGCAAAGTGACGCGCCGCGAGAAGTTCCTGGCCCAGATGGAACGGGCCGTTCCCTGGAAGGTCTTCGCCGACCTGGTCGAACCGCACTACCCGAAGGCCGGCAACGGCCGTAGGCCTTACCCGTTGGAAGTGATGCTGCGCATCCACTTCATGCAGCAGTGGTTCAACCTGTCGGACCCGGCGATGGAAGAGGCGCTGTACGACAGCACCTCGATACGCAATTTCGCCAAGCTCTCGCTCACGCGTGGCAGCATTCCTGACGAGACGACGATCCTGAACTTTCGTCATCTGCTGGAAAAACACGACATTGCAGCAGACGCACTGGAAGCGGTGAACTTGCTGTTGGCCGATCAGGGCATCACGGTACGCAAGGGCACGATCATCGATGCCACGATCATCGAAGCGCCCAGTTCTACGAAGAACGCCGCAGGCGCGCGGGATCCCGAGATGCATCAGACCAAGAAGGGCAATCAGTGGCACTTTGGCATGAAGGCCCACATTGGCGTGGACATGACCGGCCTGGTGCACACTGTGGTGGGCACGGCAGCCAATGTTCACGATGTCACGCAGGCCCATGCGCTGCTGCACGGTGAAGAAGAATTGGTGCTGGGCGATGCGGGCTACCGAGGAGTCCAGGATCGAGAGGAAAACCAGAGTCGCAACGTGCAGTGGCACATTGCCATGCGTCCGGGCAAACGCCGTGCGCTGGGCAAGAGCAACATGGGGCGGATGCTGGAGTCCTACGAACGAGCCAAGGCCAGCCTGCGCTCGCGGGTGGAGCATCCGTTTCGGGTGATCAAATGCCAGTTTGGATTTACCAAGGTGCGCTATCGGGGGCTGGCCAAGAACACGGCGCAGCTGAAGATGCTGTTTACGTTGGCAAACCTGTGGAAGGTGCGCCACCATTTGATGGCTACGGCGGGATAG